From the Saccharomonospora marina XMU15 genome, the window GACCGCGCGCCCTCATCGGCCAGGCGATCGAGGTCGCCGACCGCGCACACGGCGTGGAACTGCCGGCCGCACCAGGAAGGAACCTCGCGGTACTCGGTACCAGCACGAGGGAAGCGCTGTCCATCCTGGACTCCGCGACCCGGTCGCTGGCCAGGCAGCACCAGCCGGGCGAGGCGGAGTTCGTGCTCTGCTGCCTCGTCGAGTCGTGCTTGCCCACGGTCGCCCGGCTTGCCGACACGCTTGGCTCGCAGAGCCACAAGGCCCGTCTCGTCGCCGCGGGCGAACTCGGCGAGACCATCACTTCCCTGGCCACCGAACTGTCCGAGGAGGACGTGGCGAGGTATCTCGTGCTCTACGGCGTCGACGCCGCGCTTCCCGCGCTGGAGCGCAAGGAACCAGGCACGCAGAGCCCGCTGGAGGCGTTGCGGCTGCTGCTGAAGCAGGGCCCCGGCCACCGGACACACGTGCTCGGCTGGTGGCGGGCGGTCGCGAGGCTGAAGGACACGCTCGGCTTCGCCGGTACCGACGACATCGGCGCATGGGTCGCGCTCGACGTACAGGGCAACGAACTGGCGCCGTTCTGCGCGGGACAGCTGGTGCAGTGGTCGCCCCGGCCCGGCCGCGCGCTGTTCTTCGACCGAACGATCCACGGCTCTCCCGAGGTGGCCATCCCGTTCCGACTGCCGGAGACCGAAGATGAGTGACGAACCCACGGCGGCCGTTCGCTACAAGGACATCGTCGGCCTGGCCCGCAAGGCCGCCGACGACCTGCGAACGTGGGAGCTGGCCAGAGCCGAGGAGCTGACAGCGATGATCGCCGCCGCCGAGGAGCGGGTGTCGGCGGCGGCGGAACGGGAACGAGCGGTCACCGAACGCGCCAACCGCTGGTGGCGCATGGCCGGCGACAACGTGTCGCGGCTGTCGTGGCTGGAACCGGGAGCGGACCCCGAACCGGTCTCAACCGCCAGGGGTGAATGGCTGGACCGCTACACCGAGGAGATCCGCACCGCCTACCAGGAACTCAACCAGGCGATCCTGCGCCTGAGCTGGCGGGCCCGCTGAGCCCCGGGGACGACCCGGCTAGGACTTGAACCGCCTGGAGAGCGTGGAGACGAGCGCGCGGAAGCCACCTTTCGCGCTCGCGGCGATGACGGTAGCCCAGTCGAAGTAGTCGCGCCACAGCACGATGCGGCCGTCACGCACCTCGAACGTGCCGCACACCCAGAACCCGGCGCGCCACGGCCCTGACTCCAGCACGTCCGTGCGCTCTGTCAACACGATCGGGCCGTCCTCGGCGATGTGATGCACCTTCACCTCGAAACCCGAGCCGTACTTCTGCATCATCCGCATCTGCTTCTCGAACGCGGCGATCCCTCGGGCGGGTGGCAGCGGCACGTTCTGGTACACCACGTCCTCGGCCACATAGGTCAGCGCCTTGTCGATGTCGATCGCCTCCAAGGCGGAAAGGAACGCCTTGACCGTTTCCTTGGGGGAGGTGGTTTCGGGCATCGGAACTCCTCGCGGTCCGGACCGGTTACCGGCTCGACCGTACCGCGCGTCGCGTGTTGTCGCCGCTCGAGGCCGGGTATCGCTCACGGCGCGGGTTCGGTGATGAGCGCCTCGCAGCTTCGCGCCACGGTTCTGGCCGCGTGGCGTTCCGCCGCACCGAACACCGGGTTCTCCGAGTATGCCCGCCACACCCGCAGTGCAGCGGCGGCGGCCTGCCGCAGTGGCGGGCCCTGTACCTGGGCGCCGAGCCGTTCCTGCGGCTGCAGCCCGTAGCCGCCCGCGAGCCGGATCGCCTCCTCGCGCAACTCCTCCGGCAACCTCACCCTGCCGGTGCTGACCGTGGCGAGCAGCCGCAACTCGTGGAACTCGTGCGCTCCGGCGAGCGTGCGTTCCAACTCGCCTACGAGCGGCGCCGCCGAGGGGCGTGGTTCCATCCGCAACACCACGTCCAGCCCGATCAACGCCGAACGTGCCTTGAGCACCGGCGCCCGGTCGGTGAAGTAGAGCGAGATCGCGTCGCGCAAGTCACCCAGCCCACTTCGCTGGGCCAGCTGTGTGGACAGTGCGGCACGGGTGTCGGCTCCCCTGCGGATCAGCGTGACGGCCAGCCGGATACCGAAGAGTCCGAACCTGCCCAGCAGCCGTTCCCGCTCCGGGTCGGCGGCGAACCGGTCGGCCGACAGCAACAGCGGCTCCAACTCCTCCTTCGGAGCGGCCGCCAGCCCGGCCAGCAGTTCGAACTCGTCGTCGGACAGCGTCCTGCCGCCGCTCGCGGCAAGCCCGGCCACCGCGATGACGTCCTGGCACAGCACGCTCAGCTCGCCCTCCTTGCGGTACTTGCGGGCGACCTGTCGTGCCGAGATGAGCGCATCGACCCGGCCACCACCGAGTTCGTCCGCGCGGGAGAGCACCGCGACCGAGTTCACCGCGGCAACGCGAGCCACCGGGTGGTCCTGCACGGCCCGCAGAAAGGCCAGGTCCGCGTTGTGCGGGTGGCCCATCAGGTACAGCACCGCGTCGGCCTCCATGCAGATCGACTCCACCGCGCCCGGCTCCATGTCCGGCCCCACCGCAGGCGTGTCGATCAAGGTCAGTGGCGACTGCGACCTGGCAGGTGGCACCTGATACCACGCCATGCCCTGCCCGCCCTCGGTCGCGACACACTCACCGGCGATGGCGTTGACGAGAGTGGACTTGCCGGTGGCGGGGCCCCCCACGACGGCCAGCCGCAACGGGTCGGTGAAGCGCGCGAGGTGGCGACGCAGCCAGTTGATCGCCCTTGGACTGTCCGCGTAGACGTCGAGTGCCTGGTTCAGCAGGGTCCAGGCGCGGTCCGGCAGGTTCACGCCGTGAGCCCGCGGACGGCAGACATGCCCGCGAGTGCCTGGCCGCGTCTGCGCAGCAGGTCGAGCTGTTCGATGCCCTTGGTCAGTTCACGGGTGGCCGTGCCACGCTGCGCGGTCTCCGCGTCGATGACCTGCTTGATGCGCTTGGCCGTCTCCGAGATCTCCGCGCGCAGCTCGTGCGCCACAGCCGTGCAGCGGTCACGCAGCTCCCTGTGGATCAGACGCACGGTGTCCTTGCTCTCCTTGCCGTAGGTGAGGAAGAAGTCGTCGACATGGCGGTGCGCGGCCGTGCGCGCGGTCGCCTGGCGCCGCTTGAGCCGGTTGCCTCGCTCCTCGAAAACGCTCTTGGCGCCGAAGGCCACGCCCGCACCGATCGAGATCGGGTTGATCAGGTCCATCCCGGCCAGCGTGGTGGCCAGACCGAACATCAGCAGACCGCTGTAGGAGCCTCGCATGCCGACGAACAGCTTCTGCCCGATGGTGAACCGCTCCACCGTGGGCATCCGCAGGTCCCCTACGTCGTTGCGGTAGACGTCGTCGAGCAGGGTCTCCGGCGCGAACACCTCCGGCCGGTGCGGCGCGATCTGGGCGGCGAGCTTGCGTGCGATCCACTCGAACCGGTCGAGCAGCCAGTTCGAGTTGGCCTCCGCCACCGCCTTCAGGTTCTCGCGCAGCCAATCCTCGAACTCGTCCCAGTCCTTGGCCGGGTCGGCCACCTCGAAGTACTCGTCGGCCTCCCGCAGGATGCGTCGTGTGCGGTCCCTCAGGTCGAAGTCCAGGTCCGCCATCAGGTCAGCGACCTCGTCGGAGAGCACGGTCTGCCAGCGGGCCGATTCCCGCTGCAGCTCCTCCAGTTGCCTGGCGGCGGCGCGCCAGCGGGCGGTCAGCTCGTCGTTCGCGCTTGCCTGCACCTGCGACAGCCGCTCGCGCAGCGGCACCACGAGCTGGTCGACGGTCATGCGGGTGAGCGCGCTCACCGAGCGGCGGCGCAGCAACTCCACCTGACCCATCAGGTCCCGATGCAGGTAGGAGACCAGTGCGCCGTAGCCGGACTCCTCGTTCAGCACCGAGTCGCCACTGCGTGCCGCGGCGAGCCGCAACGCCGCGGACACCGGCAACACCGTGGCGGGAAAGCCTCCCCTGGCCAGGCGGGCACGGTTGCGCTCGGCCACGAGCCGCCAGCCGGGAACCAGGTCGATCTTGGTGAGCACCACCACGACGGTGGGGCACAGTGTGCTGGCCCGCTCCAGCAGGTCCAGCTCGGCGGGGGTCAGCTCCCTGGTGGCGTCGCTGACCAGCAGTACGGCGTCGGCCTGTGGCAGCACGGACAGCGTGGCGCGGGTCAGTTCGGAAGCATCCGGCCCGACGGGTGGGGTGTCGACGAGGGCCAGCCCAGACTCGAGCAGCTTGCGCGGCAGCCCGACCTCCGCCCTGACGACGCCGGGTTGCTTGTTGGCCTGCGCGGTGACCGACTCGGCCGCGACGGGGACCCGGTCGGCGCTCTCCAGCGCGGGCGTCACCTCGCCGGTGACGAGCGTCCCCACGGGTGAGGCGGCGTGCTCGACGATGGCGGGCACGGTGGTGGTCACGTCGTCGCCCGTGGCGCACACCGGCGCGTTGAGCAGGCCGTTGATCAGTTGGCTCTTGCCCTGGCTCGACTGGCCGAGCACGATGACGCGCACCTTGGGCGTGACCAGTTCGGACCTGCGCAGGCGCAGGCGCTGCACCAGGTCCGCGCGGTCCTGCGCCGCACAGGCCTGGATGGTCTCATCCAGCACGTCGAGCCAGGGCGAAGCCATCATCGGACGGACAGTGTGCCCTGTTAACTCTCCGCAGTGAAGGCTGGGCTCGTGATTTCACCGAGCCCAGCCTGTTATCACTCCGAAACCGCAGGTTGTCAGTGCCCGAGGTCCAGGTCACCAACACTCGGCGTGTCCGACAGCAACTGCTGGCCGGTGTCCGCCACACCGCCGAGCGGGCTGGAGCTGACGGCGTCGGTCACCTGGTCGGCGCCGGGCAGGTCCTGCGGGGCGGGCAGCGGGTTGGCCACCGGCAGGTCGGGCAGCGACGTCGGCAGGTCCACCGGCAGGTCGACCGGGAGGTCGGTGGGCACGTCGGCGGGAAGCTCGGCGGGCACGTCGACCGGCAGCGAGCCGGTCTCCGGGACGCTGCGCGCCACGTCAGCGGCGGTGGACGGCAGCTCGGTCGGCACGTCGACGGGCAGGTTGGCAGGCACGTCGGCCGGCAGGTTCGCCGGAAGGTCGGCGGGCAGGTTGGCCGCGTCCGGCACGTCGACCGGAGCGATGCCGCCCAGCGCCGCGCCACCGGAGGTCACGTAGGTGGCCAGCGTGCTCGCGGCCGCCTCGCTGCCCCTGCTCAGCGCGTCGGTGTCGAGACCCTCGGCGAGGTCACCCGTGGTGTCGAGCTCGGGGATGGCGGGCGCGGAAGGCGTGCCCGAGAACTCGACGCCGTAGGTGCCCAGCGGGGTGTCCAGCGAGCCACCCGCGACGAAGGAGTTCAGGGACGCGGCCCCGCTGCCCTCGACCGAGATCAGGTCGCTGTCGAGCGCCGCGCCACCGGCGATGCCGTCCGCGCTGGCCGCCGAGAAGGCGCCGAGGTCGGCCCGCTCGGAGTCGATCGCGAGGTCGCCGACAACGCCGTCGAGGCCCGCGTCGAGCATGCCGGTGCCGCTGGCGAAGTCGTTCTCGAACGAAGCACCGCCGCCGGAGCTCTCCAGGCCGACGCCACCGAGGCCCGCGAAGTGCCCCGCGACGGAGTCGACGCTGGAACCGATGTTGGCGCCGTCGGTGCTCAGCGAGCCGACCACCTCACCGGTGGCGACCTGGGTGGTCCACTCGATGGCGCCGGTGACGCCGTCGAGACCGCCGGTGCCGCCCGCGGCGAAGTCACCGAGGGCGGAGGTCATGCCGCCGTGGAACTCCGAGCCCTCCATGCCGCCGAGGCGCTCCATACCCGCCACGTCGGCCACGTTCTGCAGCTGCGCGATGGCGCCCTCGAGGCCGCCCGCGCCCACGGGCAGGTCCGCAAGCGAGCCCAGCGAGCCCGCGTCCGGCAGCTGGCCGTAGTCCATCACCAGCGGGATCACTTCCTGCACGTCCTGCGCGGTGATGTCGCCGAGCCCGGCGCAGCCGAGCGCGTGGGCGGGGTCGTCGGCGAACGCGGCACGAGCGGCGCTGTCGTTGAGCAGGTTCAGCACGAAG encodes:
- a CDS encoding limonene-1,2-epoxide hydrolase family protein, translating into MPETTSPKETVKAFLSALEAIDIDKALTYVAEDVVYQNVPLPPARGIAAFEKQMRMMQKYGSGFEVKVHHIAEDGPIVLTERTDVLESGPWRAGFWVCGTFEVRDGRIVLWRDYFDWATVIAASAKGGFRALVSTLSRRFKS
- a CDS encoding GTPase — its product is MNLPDRAWTLLNQALDVYADSPRAINWLRRHLARFTDPLRLAVVGGPATGKSTLVNAIAGECVATEGGQGMAWYQVPPARSQSPLTLIDTPAVGPDMEPGAVESICMEADAVLYLMGHPHNADLAFLRAVQDHPVARVAAVNSVAVLSRADELGGGRVDALISARQVARKYRKEGELSVLCQDVIAVAGLAASGGRTLSDDEFELLAGLAAAPKEELEPLLLSADRFAADPERERLLGRFGLFGIRLAVTLIRRGADTRAALSTQLAQRSGLGDLRDAISLYFTDRAPVLKARSALIGLDVVLRMEPRPSAAPLVGELERTLAGAHEFHELRLLATVSTGRVRLPEELREEAIRLAGGYGLQPQERLGAQVQGPPLRQAAAAALRVWRAYSENPVFGAAERHAARTVARSCEALITEPAP
- a CDS encoding dynamin family protein; amino-acid sequence: MMASPWLDVLDETIQACAAQDRADLVQRLRLRRSELVTPKVRVIVLGQSSQGKSQLINGLLNAPVCATGDDVTTTVPAIVEHAASPVGTLVTGEVTPALESADRVPVAAESVTAQANKQPGVVRAEVGLPRKLLESGLALVDTPPVGPDASELTRATLSVLPQADAVLLVSDATRELTPAELDLLERASTLCPTVVVVLTKIDLVPGWRLVAERNRARLARGGFPATVLPVSAALRLAAARSGDSVLNEESGYGALVSYLHRDLMGQVELLRRRSVSALTRMTVDQLVVPLRERLSQVQASANDELTARWRAAARQLEELQRESARWQTVLSDEVADLMADLDFDLRDRTRRILREADEYFEVADPAKDWDEFEDWLRENLKAVAEANSNWLLDRFEWIARKLAAQIAPHRPEVFAPETLLDDVYRNDVGDLRMPTVERFTIGQKLFVGMRGSYSGLLMFGLATTLAGMDLINPISIGAGVAFGAKSVFEERGNRLKRRQATARTAAHRHVDDFFLTYGKESKDTVRLIHRELRDRCTAVAHELRAEISETAKRIKQVIDAETAQRGTATRELTKGIEQLDLLRRRGQALAGMSAVRGLTA
- a CDS encoding IniB N-terminal domain-containing protein — encoded protein: MKEEGQVSQEATVAEPAPQATATTAPEGQQGSEACEVAPQEQTLHDFVLNLLNDSAARAAFADDPAHALGCAGLGDITAQDVQEVIPLVMDYGQLPDAGSLGSLADLPVGAGGLEGAIAQLQNVADVAGMERLGGMEGSEFHGGMTSALGDFAAGGTGGLDGVTGAIEWTTQVATGEVVGSLSTDGANIGSSVDSVAGHFAGLGGVGLESSGGGASFENDFASGTGMLDAGLDGVVGDLAIDSERADLGAFSAASADGIAGGAALDSDLISVEGSGAASLNSFVAGGSLDTPLGTYGVEFSGTPSAPAIPELDTTGDLAEGLDTDALSRGSEAAASTLATYVTSGGAALGGIAPVDVPDAANLPADLPANLPADVPANLPVDVPTELPSTAADVARSVPETGSLPVDVPAELPADVPTDLPVDLPVDLPTSLPDLPVANPLPAPQDLPGADQVTDAVSSSPLGGVADTGQQLLSDTPSVGDLDLGH